A genomic window from Desulfovibrio gilichinskyi includes:
- the acs gene encoding acetate--CoA ligase, with the protein MSEKSIENLVTEQRTFDPPADMQNQAFIGSMKQYDEIYSKAAKDPEGFWAERARTLLHWNRDFRETLVSDPEKHEYNWFEGGRLNAAYNCLDRHLTAGRRNKAALIWQGEPEEDVLVFTYQMLHRKVCRFANVLTKMGVSKGDRIAIYLPMVPEQIIAMLACARIGAVHSIVFAGFSSISLQSRILDCEAKVLITSDGVFRNSKIIPLKKNVDEALLSCPSIEQVIIVKRTGNEIEFIEGRDTWWHEEMAAEDILDCCAPVPLNSNDPLFILYTSGSTGKPKGIVHTVGGYLTCVAHTSQWVFDLKEDDVHWCTADLGWITGHSYTVYGPLALGATTLMYEGVPTYPKPDRYWNIINKFGVNIFYTTPTAIRALMREGKQWTDKFDMSSLRILGTVGEPISPEVWMWYHKHIGKNKLPLLDTWWQTETGGIIISPLPYATKLKPGSATKPLPGISVAVLRSDGTPADVNEGGHLVITKPWPGMLHAINNDQKRYSRTYFERFNGMYETGDGARIDEDGFIWIMGRLDDIMNVSGHRLGTTEIESALIAHPDVTEAAVVGIPHEVKGQAVYAYVTLRDGLDEDEETGNILRDWVRKEIGPVAVPEIIQFSRGLPKTRSGKIMRRILRQIAAGENDFGDISTLSDSSVINHLIEGQKVLFE; encoded by the coding sequence ATGAGTGAAAAATCCATTGAAAATCTGGTTACGGAACAAAGAACTTTCGATCCGCCTGCCGATATGCAAAATCAGGCTTTTATCGGAAGTATGAAGCAATATGATGAAATATACTCAAAAGCAGCAAAAGATCCCGAAGGATTCTGGGCTGAAAGAGCGCGGACGCTGCTCCACTGGAATCGGGATTTTCGGGAAACTCTAGTCTCTGATCCTGAAAAACATGAATACAACTGGTTTGAAGGCGGAAGGCTTAACGCAGCATACAACTGCCTTGACCGCCACCTGACAGCAGGACGCAGAAATAAAGCCGCGCTTATATGGCAAGGCGAACCGGAAGAAGATGTACTTGTCTTCACATACCAGATGCTGCACCGTAAAGTGTGCAGATTCGCCAATGTTCTAACAAAAATGGGTGTCAGCAAAGGCGACCGGATTGCAATATACCTGCCCATGGTCCCAGAGCAGATTATAGCCATGCTCGCCTGTGCACGCATCGGAGCTGTGCACTCCATTGTTTTTGCAGGGTTTTCATCAATCAGCCTGCAAAGCCGTATTCTTGACTGCGAAGCTAAAGTTCTGATCACAAGCGATGGAGTATTCAGAAACAGCAAAATAATTCCTCTGAAAAAAAATGTGGATGAAGCTCTGCTTTCATGCCCGTCAATTGAACAGGTCATCATAGTCAAGAGAACCGGAAATGAAATAGAATTCATTGAAGGCAGGGATACGTGGTGGCATGAAGAAATGGCTGCTGAAGATATCCTTGATTGCTGCGCTCCTGTTCCTCTTAACTCAAACGATCCTCTTTTTATCCTTTACACCTCCGGCAGCACGGGCAAACCCAAAGGGATAGTTCATACTGTAGGCGGATATCTTACCTGCGTGGCACATACATCTCAGTGGGTTTTCGACCTAAAAGAAGATGATGTTCACTGGTGCACTGCGGACCTGGGCTGGATTACAGGACACAGCTATACCGTATACGGCCCGCTCGCTCTCGGGGCTACGACTTTGATGTATGAAGGAGTCCCGACCTATCCGAAACCGGACAGATACTGGAACATAATTAACAAATTCGGCGTAAATATTTTCTATACCACCCCCACAGCCATACGTGCTCTTATGAGGGAAGGGAAACAGTGGACAGATAAATTCGATATGTCATCCCTTAGAATTCTCGGAACAGTCGGCGAACCCATCAGCCCTGAAGTGTGGATGTGGTACCACAAACATATAGGTAAAAATAAACTGCCACTGCTCGACACATGGTGGCAGACAGAAACCGGAGGTATCATTATATCTCCGCTTCCCTACGCGACTAAGCTTAAGCCGGGGTCCGCGACCAAGCCGCTCCCAGGAATAAGCGTGGCAGTTCTGCGCAGTGACGGCACGCCCGCAGACGTTAACGAAGGCGGGCATCTGGTAATCACAAAGCCATGGCCTGGAATGCTGCACGCTATAAACAACGACCAGAAAAGATATAGCAGAACATACTTCGAACGTTTTAACGGCATGTATGAAACAGGTGACGGCGCAAGAATTGATGAAGACGGGTTCATCTGGATTATGGGCAGGCTAGATGATATTATGAATGTTTCAGGACATAGACTGGGAACAACGGAAATTGAATCCGCACTGATTGCTCACCCCGATGTGACTGAAGCGGCAGTGGTAGGTATACCTCACGAGGTTAAGGGCCAAGCCGTTTACGCATATGTAACCCTGCGTGACGGCCTTGATGAGGATGAAGAGACGGGCAACATTCTTCGTGACTGGGTACGCAAAGAAATCGGGCCCGTCGCAGTCCCGGAAATTATACAATTCTCCAGAGGGCTTCCCAAAACACGTTCCGGTAAAATTATGCGTAGAATCCTGCGTCAAATTGCCGCCGGAGAAAACGACTTCGGAGATATCTCAACACTCTCCGATTCTTCTGTGATAAACCATCTGATTGAAGGACAAAAAGTTCTATTTGAATAA